One Oharaeibacter diazotrophicus DNA segment encodes these proteins:
- the murI gene encoding glutamate racemase has protein sequence MRVLVFDSGVGGLSVAREIAAALPGACLHYLADTAVFPYGALEPDVLVARVVDLIGGAVATSAPAAVVIACNTASTLVLGPLRARFPMPIVGTVPAVKPAAETSRSRMVSVLATPGTVKRDYTRDLIATHGGDCRFTLVGSARLAELVEDVHGSRSVPDEAFAAEIAPCFVEADGRRTDTVVLACTHYPLVLDRLRRLAPWPVTWIDPAPAIARRTAVVTAEAAQGWAAGDSTGPNRFFATGRLPETAFLARFGFPAAESFAAAATVPA, from the coding sequence ATGCGCGTCCTGGTGTTCGACAGCGGCGTCGGCGGCCTGTCCGTCGCGCGCGAGATCGCCGCCGCGCTGCCCGGGGCCTGCCTGCATTATCTCGCCGACACCGCGGTGTTCCCCTACGGCGCGCTCGAGCCCGACGTGCTGGTGGCGCGCGTCGTGGATCTGATCGGCGGCGCGGTCGCGACCTCGGCACCGGCGGCGGTGGTGATCGCCTGCAACACCGCCTCGACGCTGGTGCTGGGTCCGCTCAGGGCCCGCTTCCCCATGCCGATCGTCGGCACCGTGCCGGCGGTCAAGCCGGCGGCCGAGACCAGCCGGAGCCGGATGGTCTCGGTGCTGGCGACGCCGGGCACGGTGAAGCGCGACTACACCCGCGACCTGATCGCCACCCACGGCGGCGACTGCCGCTTCACGCTGGTCGGCTCGGCGCGCCTCGCCGAGTTGGTCGAGGACGTCCACGGCAGCCGGAGCGTGCCGGACGAGGCGTTCGCGGCCGAGATCGCGCCCTGTTTCGTCGAGGCGGACGGCCGGCGCACCGACACGGTGGTGCTGGCCTGCACCCATTATCCGCTGGTGCTTGACCGGTTGCGGCGGCTGGCGCCCTGGCCGGTGACCTGGATCGACCCGGCGCCGGCGATCGCACGACGCACGGCGGTCGTGACCGCCGAGGCCGCGCAGGGCTGGGCCGCAGGCGATTCGACCGGTCCGAACCGCTTCTTCGCCACCGGCCGGCTGCCGGAGACGGCCTTCCTCGCCCGCTTCGGCTTCCCGGCCGCGGAGAGCTTCGCCGCGGCGGCGACCGTGCCGGCCTGA
- a CDS encoding MarR family winged helix-turn-helix transcriptional regulator, with protein MIGALVLALSDRVQAAAAAEAPEDGAAAAALALLAHAPGQPIEQLRRALGLSHPGAVRLVDRLVADGLVERRRAIHDGRAVALHLTAAGDGACGRILGARADALGVALASLGEDELAAFGDVASKVLRRLVEDVDDAYRACRLCDPVACTDCPVAAELEARAGAE; from the coding sequence GTGATCGGCGCCCTGGTGCTGGCGCTGTCGGACCGCGTGCAGGCCGCCGCCGCCGCCGAGGCGCCCGAGGACGGCGCCGCCGCCGCGGCGCTCGCCCTGCTCGCCCACGCCCCCGGCCAGCCGATCGAGCAGCTCCGGCGCGCGCTCGGCCTGTCCCATCCCGGCGCGGTGCGGCTGGTCGACCGTCTCGTCGCCGACGGTCTGGTCGAGCGCCGCCGCGCGATCCACGACGGCCGCGCCGTCGCGCTCCATCTCACCGCCGCCGGCGACGGCGCCTGCGGCCGCATCCTCGGCGCCCGGGCCGACGCCCTCGGCGTCGCGCTCGCCAGCCTCGGCGAGGACGAACTCGCCGCCTTCGGCGACGTCGCGTCCAAGGTCCTGCGCCGTCTCGTCGAGGACGTCGACGACGCCTACCGCGCCTGCCGCCTGTGCGATCCCGTCGCCTGCACCGACTGCCCGGTCGCCGCCGAACTCGAGGCGCGCGCCGGGGCGGAGTGA
- a CDS encoding YHS domain-containing (seleno)protein has translation MRHFVIRAAATALTLATLAVPALAGPAKNLVDGVALHGFDPVAYFVDHKPTKGDPSIASTYDGATYEFASKEHKALFDAAPAKYVPVYGGYCAFAVTEGIKADIDPYAYAINDGKLYVNFSVEARDAFQAHVADNSHKAEANWPTVKTLDKVYR, from the coding sequence ATGAGACATTTCGTGATCCGCGCCGCCGCGACCGCCCTGACGCTCGCGACGCTCGCCGTGCCGGCGCTCGCCGGGCCCGCCAAGAACCTCGTCGACGGCGTCGCGCTGCACGGCTTCGACCCGGTCGCCTATTTCGTCGACCACAAGCCGACCAAGGGCGACCCGTCGATCGCCTCGACCTACGACGGGGCGACCTACGAGTTCGCCAGCAAGGAGCACAAGGCCCTGTTCGACGCCGCGCCGGCGAAATACGTGCCGGTCTACGGCGGTTACTGCGCCTTCGCGGTCACCGAGGGCATCAAGGCCGACATCGACCCCTACGCCTACGCGATCAACGACGGCAAGCTCTACGTCAACTTCAGCGTCGAGGCGCGCGACGCCTTCCAGGCGCACGTCGCCGACAACAGCCACAAGGCCGAGGCCAACTGGCCGACCGTGAAGACGCTCGACAAGGTCTACCGCTGA
- a CDS encoding RNA methyltransferase: MSETAISPVVILCEPQMGENIGGAARAMANFGLSELRLVRPRDGWPNEKAAANASRALHVIEAVKVYDRLEDAVADLGFVYATTARSRDVTKEVRGPVHAGRHLRALDAAGVRSGILFGRERWGLDNDEIALADEILTLPVVPEFASLNIAQAVLVVAYEWRKAGFEGEDVGLPFGPAERSPPATKEELMHLFEHLEASLEERNFFRPTVKKDTMVRNLRAIFQRTQLTAQEVRTLRGVIATLEGRTHRPTKVKGPAQTPAAGEGPDEQDGEGDGA; encoded by the coding sequence TTGTCCGAGACCGCCATCTCCCCCGTCGTCATCCTGTGCGAGCCGCAGATGGGCGAGAACATCGGCGGCGCGGCGCGCGCCATGGCCAACTTCGGCCTCTCCGAGCTGCGTCTCGTGCGCCCGCGCGACGGCTGGCCGAACGAGAAGGCCGCCGCCAACGCCAGCCGCGCCCTCCACGTGATCGAGGCGGTGAAGGTCTACGACCGGCTCGAGGACGCGGTCGCCGACCTCGGCTTCGTCTACGCCACGACGGCGCGCAGCCGCGACGTCACCAAGGAGGTGCGCGGGCCGGTGCACGCCGGCCGCCACCTGCGCGCGCTCGACGCGGCCGGCGTCAGGAGCGGCATCCTGTTCGGGCGCGAGCGCTGGGGCCTCGACAACGACGAGATCGCGCTCGCCGACGAGATCCTGACCCTGCCGGTGGTGCCCGAGTTCGCCTCGTTGAACATCGCCCAGGCGGTGCTGGTGGTGGCCTACGAGTGGCGCAAGGCCGGCTTCGAGGGCGAGGACGTCGGCCTGCCGTTCGGCCCGGCCGAGCGCTCGCCGCCGGCGACCAAGGAGGAGCTGATGCACCTCTTCGAGCATCTCGAGGCCTCGCTCGAGGAGCGCAACTTCTTCCGCCCGACGGTGAAGAAGGACACCATGGTGCGCAACCTGCGCGCCATCTTCCAGCGCACCCAACTGACCGCCCAGGAGGTGCGCACGCTGCGCGGCGTGATCGCCACGCTGGAGGGCCGCACCCATCGCCCGACCAAGGTCAAGGGCCCGGCCCAGACCCCGGCCGCGGGGGAGGGCCCCGACGAGCAGGACGGCGAGGGCGACGGCGCCTGA
- a CDS encoding NAD-dependent succinate-semialdehyde dehydrogenase yields MAYATVNPFTGQLVKTFPDATDAEVQAAIAAADAAFQGWRRTSFADRAAVMRQAATILRRDADAFARLLTLEMGKLFVEAKAEVELSAEIFEYYADNAERLLEPEALPVKSPAEGRAVLVCEPLGVIMAVEPWNFPYYQIARIIAPQLSAGNTVLLKHASNVPQSAAAFDALMREAGLPDGAFRNLYATRSQVEAIISDPRVHGVALTGSEDAGAIVAAQAGKALKKSTMELGGADAFVVLADADLDKTVKWAVFGRHWNGGQVCVSSKRMIVVDAVHDAFLERYAAGVADLRCGDPMSPDTTLAPLSSQKAADEVRQKIAEAVAHGATATAVGPAVPTTGAFVQPTILTNVADDNPARYWEFFGPVSMIFRARDEDDAVRIANDSPYGLGGSVFTTDTRRGEEMARRISTGMVFVNHPTMVKADLPFGGVRRSGYGRELIGLGIREFVNHKLIDVVDIDAPF; encoded by the coding sequence ATGGCCTATGCCACCGTCAATCCCTTCACCGGTCAGCTGGTGAAGACCTTCCCCGACGCGACCGACGCCGAGGTGCAGGCCGCCATCGCCGCGGCCGACGCCGCGTTCCAGGGCTGGCGCCGCACCAGCTTCGCCGACCGCGCCGCGGTGATGCGGCAGGCGGCGACGATCCTGCGCCGCGACGCCGACGCCTTCGCCCGCCTGCTGACGCTTGAGATGGGCAAGCTGTTCGTCGAGGCCAAGGCCGAGGTCGAGCTGTCGGCAGAGATCTTCGAGTATTACGCCGACAACGCCGAGCGGCTGCTGGAGCCCGAGGCGCTGCCGGTGAAGTCGCCGGCGGAAGGCCGCGCGGTGCTGGTGTGCGAACCGCTCGGCGTGATCATGGCGGTGGAGCCCTGGAACTTCCCCTATTACCAGATCGCCCGGATCATCGCGCCGCAGCTCTCGGCCGGCAACACGGTGCTCTTGAAGCACGCTTCCAACGTGCCGCAGTCGGCCGCCGCCTTCGACGCGCTGATGCGCGAGGCCGGCCTGCCCGACGGCGCCTTCCGCAACCTCTACGCCACGCGCTCGCAGGTGGAGGCGATCATCTCCGACCCGCGCGTCCACGGCGTGGCGCTGACCGGCTCCGAGGACGCCGGCGCGATCGTGGCGGCCCAGGCCGGCAAGGCGCTGAAGAAGTCGACCATGGAACTCGGCGGCGCCGACGCCTTCGTGGTGCTCGCCGACGCCGACCTCGACAAGACGGTGAAGTGGGCGGTGTTCGGCCGGCACTGGAACGGCGGTCAGGTCTGCGTGTCGTCGAAGCGGATGATCGTCGTGGACGCGGTCCATGACGCCTTCCTCGAGCGCTACGCCGCCGGCGTCGCGGATCTGCGCTGCGGCGATCCGATGTCGCCCGACACCACGCTCGCGCCGCTGTCGTCGCAGAAGGCGGCCGACGAGGTGCGCCAGAAGATCGCCGAGGCGGTCGCCCACGGCGCGACCGCGACGGCGGTGGGGCCGGCGGTGCCCACGACCGGCGCCTTCGTGCAGCCGACCATCCTGACCAACGTCGCCGACGACAACCCGGCGCGCTACTGGGAGTTCTTCGGCCCGGTGTCGATGATCTTCCGCGCTCGCGACGAGGACGACGCGGTGAGGATCGCCAACGATTCGCCCTACGGCCTCGGCGGCTCGGTGTTCACGACGGACACCCGGCGCGGCGAAGAGATGGCGCGGCGGATCTCGACCGGCATGGTGTTCGTCAACCACCCGACCATGGTGAAGGCCGACCTGCCGTTCGGCGGCGTCCGCCGCTCCGGCTACGGCCGCGAGCTGATCGGGCTCGGCATCCGCGAGTTCGTCAATCACAAGCTGATCGACGTGGTCGACATCGACGCGCCGTTCTGA
- a CDS encoding group II truncated hemoglobin, with translation MSDADGVQVTPYEAVGGEAAIRRLVARFYALMDELPEAAACRAIHPPSLKAAEEKLYEYLTGWLGGPPLFTDKHGPPMLRARHLRAPISGPEIDGWLLCFLRAWNETIHAPAVTAAVLPQIERLAHHMRNREDAA, from the coding sequence ATGTCGGATGCGGACGGCGTGCAGGTGACGCCCTACGAGGCGGTCGGCGGCGAGGCGGCGATCCGCCGGCTGGTGGCGCGCTTCTATGCCCTGATGGACGAGCTGCCGGAGGCGGCGGCCTGCCGGGCGATCCACCCGCCCAGCCTGAAGGCGGCCGAGGAGAAGCTCTACGAATACCTGACCGGCTGGCTCGGCGGCCCGCCGCTGTTCACCGACAAGCACGGCCCGCCGATGCTGCGCGCCCGCCACCTGCGCGCGCCGATCTCGGGGCCGGAAATCGACGGCTGGCTGCTCTGCTTTCTGCGCGCCTGGAACGAGACCATCCACGCCCCGGCCGTGACCGCCGCGGTGCTGCCGCAGATCGAGCGCCTCGCCCACCACATGAGGAACCGCGAGGACGCCGCCTGA
- a CDS encoding NADP-dependent isocitrate dehydrogenase: protein MSKIKVANPVVELDGDEMTRIIWQAIKDKLIHPYLDIDLHYYDLGIENRDKTEDKVTVESAEAIKKYGVGVKCATITPDEARVKEFNLKKMWKSPNGTIRNILGGVIFREPIIAKNVPRLVPGWTKPVIIGRHAFGDQYKATDFVVPGKGKLTIKFVGEDGQTIEHEVFDFPGGGVAMAMYNLDESIKEFARASMNYGLMRNYPVYLSTKNTILKAYDGRFKDIFQAVFDAEFADKFKAAGIVYEHRLIDDMVASALKWSGGYVWACKNYDGDVQSDTVAQGFGSLGLMTSVLMTPDGKTVEAEAAHGTVTRHYRQHQAGKETSTNSIASIFAWTRGLAHRAKLDDNAELARFAATLEKVCVDTVEAGFMTKDLALLVGADQGWLSTTGFLDKIDENLQKAMG from the coding sequence ATGTCGAAGATCAAGGTAGCCAATCCCGTCGTCGAGCTCGACGGCGACGAGATGACCCGCATCATCTGGCAGGCCATCAAGGACAAGCTGATCCATCCCTACCTCGACATCGACCTGCACTACTACGACCTCGGCATCGAGAACCGCGACAAGACCGAGGACAAGGTCACGGTCGAGTCCGCCGAGGCCATCAAGAAGTACGGCGTCGGCGTCAAGTGCGCGACCATCACGCCCGACGAGGCGCGCGTGAAGGAGTTCAACCTCAAGAAGATGTGGAAGTCGCCGAACGGCACGATCCGCAACATCCTCGGCGGCGTGATCTTCCGCGAGCCGATCATCGCCAAGAACGTGCCGCGTCTGGTGCCGGGCTGGACCAAGCCGGTCATCATCGGCCGTCACGCCTTCGGCGACCAGTACAAGGCCACCGACTTCGTCGTGCCCGGCAAGGGCAAGCTGACGATCAAGTTCGTCGGCGAGGACGGCCAGACGATCGAGCACGAGGTGTTCGACTTCCCGGGCGGCGGCGTCGCGATGGCGATGTACAACCTCGACGAGTCGATCAAGGAGTTCGCCCGGGCCTCGATGAACTACGGCCTGATGCGCAACTACCCGGTCTACCTCTCGACCAAGAACACCATCCTGAAGGCCTACGACGGCCGCTTCAAGGACATCTTCCAGGCCGTGTTCGACGCCGAGTTCGCCGACAAGTTCAAGGCGGCCGGCATTGTCTACGAGCACCGCCTGATCGACGACATGGTCGCCTCCGCCCTGAAGTGGTCGGGCGGCTACGTCTGGGCCTGCAAGAACTACGACGGCGACGTCCAGTCCGACACCGTCGCGCAGGGCTTCGGCTCGCTCGGCCTGATGACCTCGGTGCTGATGACGCCGGACGGCAAGACGGTGGAGGCCGAGGCCGCCCACGGCACCGTCACCCGCCACTACCGCCAGCACCAGGCCGGCAAGGAGACCTCGACCAACTCGATCGCCTCCATCTTCGCCTGGACCCGCGGCCTCGCCCACCGCGCCAAGCTCGACGACAACGCCGAGCTCGCCCGCTTCGCGGCCACCCTCGAGAAGGTCTGCGTCGACACCGTCGAGGCCGGCTTCATGACCAAGGACCTCGCCCTCCTCGTCGGCGCCGACCAGGGCTGGCTCTCCACCACCGGCTTCCTCGACAAGATCGACGAGAACCTCCAGAAGGCCATGGGCTGA
- a CDS encoding cyclic nucleotide-gated ion channel, translated as MKRRVFEILEIGSSDDRASRLADWAIILLVLCNVTAVVLETVPDLALRYGAVFLWIEAVTVALFVGEYALRLWVADLHPHLRRLGALRARLRYAAQPFALVDLAAILPPLIGAAYGHYDVAFAAAFRLLRFLKLARYSPGMRSLAAAIATERRAILASAIIMLGLVIATATLMHALEREAQPAVFGSIPGAMYWAVTTLTTVGYGDAVPVTPAGKLLAGITMVIGFTMFALPVGIIATAFAREIRQRDFVVTWSMVARVPLFSELGAAEIADVMRLLRAQYVEPGTVVTYAGEPAHSMYFIVSGTIAVYLPQGRIDLGEGRFFGEIAVLRRAHRSADSVAVTAARLLVLDADDLHHLMHKRREIGRRIREAAEEHGERPVVSDDGGDGTGA; from the coding sequence GTGAAACGGCGCGTCTTCGAGATCCTGGAGATCGGCAGCTCGGACGACCGGGCGTCGCGGCTGGCCGACTGGGCGATCATCCTCCTGGTGCTCTGCAACGTCACGGCGGTGGTGCTGGAGACGGTGCCGGACCTTGCGCTGCGTTACGGCGCGGTGTTCCTGTGGATCGAGGCGGTCACGGTCGCGCTGTTCGTGGGCGAGTACGCCCTGAGGCTTTGGGTGGCCGATCTCCACCCGCACCTGCGCCGGCTCGGCGCGCTGCGCGCACGGCTGCGCTACGCGGCGCAGCCCTTCGCGCTGGTCGATCTCGCAGCGATCCTGCCGCCGCTGATCGGCGCCGCCTACGGCCACTACGACGTCGCCTTCGCGGCGGCGTTCCGGCTGCTGCGCTTCCTCAAGTTGGCGCGCTACTCGCCCGGCATGCGTTCGCTGGCGGCTGCGATCGCGACGGAACGCCGGGCGATCCTCGCCTCGGCGATCATCATGCTCGGGCTCGTCATCGCCACGGCGACGCTGATGCACGCGCTGGAGCGCGAGGCGCAGCCGGCGGTGTTCGGCTCGATCCCCGGCGCGATGTACTGGGCGGTGACGACGCTGACCACGGTCGGTTACGGCGACGCGGTGCCGGTGACGCCGGCGGGCAAGCTGCTCGCCGGGATCACCATGGTGATCGGCTTCACCATGTTCGCGCTGCCGGTCGGCATCATCGCCACCGCCTTCGCCCGCGAGATCCGCCAACGCGACTTCGTCGTGACGTGGTCGATGGTGGCGCGGGTGCCGCTGTTCTCCGAACTCGGCGCGGCCGAGATCGCCGACGTCATGCGGCTGCTGCGCGCCCAGTACGTCGAGCCCGGCACGGTGGTGACCTATGCCGGCGAGCCCGCCCATTCGATGTACTTCATCGTCTCCGGCACGATCGCGGTCTACCTGCCGCAGGGGCGGATCGACCTCGGCGAGGGCCGGTTCTTCGGCGAGATCGCGGTGCTGCGCCGGGCGCACCGCTCGGCGGATTCGGTGGCGGTGACGGCGGCGCGGCTCCTGGTGCTCGACGCCGACGACCTCCACCACCTGATGCACAAGCGCCGCGAGATCGGCCGGCGCATCCGCGAGGCGGCCGAGGAGCACGGGGAACGGCCGGTGGTGTCGGACGACGGTGGCGACGGGACCGGCGCCTGA
- the alaS gene encoding alanine--tRNA ligase, which translates to MSGVNEIRSTFIDYFARNGHEPVASSPLVPRNDPTLMFTNAGMVQFKNVFTGLEKRPYSTAVTAQKCVRAGGKHNDLDNVGYTARHHTFFEMLGNFSFGDYFKERAIELAWNLVTKEFGLPKQRLLVTVYSEDEEAAGFWKKIAGLSDDRIIRISTSDNFWAMGDTGPCGPCSEIFFDHGEGIAGGPPGSADADGDRFIEIWNLVFMQYEQLTREERVGLPRPSIDTGMGLERVAAVLQGVHNNYEIDLFKALIRASVEATGVPAEGATTASHRIIADHLRASAFLIADGVLPSNEGRGYVLRRIMRRAMRHAHLLGAADPLMHRLVPALVREMGVAYPELSRAEALIAETLKLEETRFRRTLARGLGLLEEATGGLTAGGRLDGETAFRLYDTYGFPLDLTQDALRQRGIDVDTDGFGAAMERQRAEARANWAGSGEAATETVWFALRERVGATEFLGYDTEKAEGVVAALVREGAEATALAAGETGAVIVNQTPFYGESGGQVGDTGVIAAPGVRARVTDVQKKADGLFVHTVMVEEGTLAVGTAVELTVDHGRRGKIRANHSATHLLHEALRQVLGTHVAQKGSMVSPDRLRFDFSHPKPVIEGEAGEVERIANRIILQDAPVTTRLMAVDDAIASGAMALFGEKYGEEVRVVAMGTAVEGEKAGKAYSIELCGGTHVGRTGEIGLVHIVGESAVAAGVRRLEALTGEAARAHLTEQERRLKEVAATLKVAVADVGDRVATLVEDRRRLERELAEARKKLAMGGGGAADEIREINGVRFLARVAEGVAPKDLKGLVDEGKKSLGSGVVVMVGLGEDGKAGVVVGVTEDLVARISAVDLVRSASEALGGKGGGGRPDMAQAGGPDGSKAAEAIAAVEAALLAA; encoded by the coding sequence ATGAGCGGCGTCAACGAGATCCGGTCGACCTTCATCGACTATTTCGCCCGCAACGGGCACGAACCGGTGGCCTCGAGCCCGCTGGTGCCGCGCAACGACCCGACGCTGATGTTCACGAACGCCGGCATGGTGCAGTTCAAGAACGTCTTCACCGGGCTCGAGAAGCGGCCCTATTCGACCGCGGTGACGGCGCAGAAGTGCGTGCGCGCCGGCGGCAAGCACAACGACCTCGACAACGTCGGCTACACCGCGCGCCATCACACCTTCTTCGAGATGCTCGGCAACTTCTCGTTCGGCGACTACTTCAAGGAGCGCGCGATCGAGCTGGCCTGGAACCTCGTCACGAAGGAATTCGGACTGCCGAAGCAGCGCCTGCTCGTCACCGTCTATTCCGAGGACGAGGAAGCGGCCGGCTTCTGGAAGAAGATCGCCGGGCTCTCGGACGACCGCATCATCCGGATCTCGACCTCCGACAACTTCTGGGCCATGGGCGACACCGGCCCGTGCGGTCCCTGCTCGGAGATCTTCTTCGACCACGGCGAGGGCATCGCCGGCGGTCCGCCCGGCTCGGCCGACGCCGACGGCGACCGCTTCATCGAGATCTGGAACCTCGTGTTCATGCAGTACGAGCAACTGACCCGCGAGGAGCGGGTCGGGCTGCCGCGGCCGTCGATCGACACCGGCATGGGGCTCGAGCGCGTCGCCGCCGTGCTGCAGGGCGTCCACAACAACTACGAGATCGACCTGTTCAAGGCGCTGATCCGCGCCTCGGTCGAGGCGACCGGCGTGCCCGCCGAGGGCGCGACGACGGCGAGCCACCGCATCATCGCGGACCACCTGCGCGCCTCCGCCTTCCTGATCGCCGACGGCGTGCTGCCGTCGAACGAGGGCCGCGGCTACGTGCTGCGCCGCATCATGCGCCGCGCCATGCGCCACGCCCACCTGCTCGGCGCCGCCGACCCGCTGATGCACCGCCTCGTCCCGGCGCTGGTGCGCGAGATGGGCGTCGCCTATCCCGAGCTCTCGCGCGCCGAGGCGCTGATCGCCGAGACGCTGAAGCTCGAGGAGACCCGGTTCCGCCGCACCCTGGCGCGCGGCCTCGGCCTGCTCGAGGAGGCGACCGGCGGGTTGACCGCGGGCGGCCGGCTCGACGGCGAGACCGCGTTCCGCCTCTACGACACCTACGGCTTCCCGCTCGATCTGACCCAGGACGCGCTGCGCCAGCGCGGCATCGACGTCGACACCGACGGCTTCGGCGCCGCCATGGAGCGCCAGCGTGCCGAGGCGCGCGCCAACTGGGCCGGCTCTGGCGAGGCCGCGACCGAGACGGTCTGGTTCGCCCTGCGCGAGCGCGTCGGCGCCACCGAGTTCCTCGGCTACGACACCGAGAAGGCCGAGGGCGTCGTCGCCGCGCTGGTGCGCGAGGGCGCCGAGGCGACCGCGCTCGCGGCGGGCGAGACCGGTGCGGTGATCGTCAACCAGACGCCGTTCTACGGCGAGTCCGGCGGTCAGGTCGGCGACACCGGCGTGATCGCCGCCCCGGGCGTGCGCGCCCGCGTCACCGACGTCCAGAAGAAGGCCGACGGCCTGTTCGTCCACACCGTCATGGTGGAAGAGGGCACGCTCGCGGTCGGCACCGCGGTCGAACTGACGGTCGACCACGGCCGCCGGGGAAAGATCCGCGCCAATCACTCGGCCACCCATCTGCTGCACGAGGCGCTGCGCCAGGTGCTCGGCACGCATGTGGCGCAGAAGGGGTCGATGGTCTCGCCGGACCGGCTGCGCTTCGACTTCTCGCACCCCAAGCCCGTGATCGAGGGCGAGGCCGGCGAGGTCGAGCGCATCGCCAACCGGATCATCCTGCAGGATGCGCCGGTGACGACGCGGCTGATGGCGGTCGACGACGCCATCGCCTCCGGCGCGATGGCGCTGTTCGGCGAGAAGTACGGCGAGGAGGTCCGCGTCGTCGCCATGGGCACGGCGGTGGAGGGCGAGAAGGCCGGCAAGGCCTACTCGATCGAACTCTGCGGCGGCACCCACGTCGGCCGCACCGGCGAGATCGGCCTCGTCCACATCGTCGGGGAGTCCGCGGTCGCCGCCGGCGTGCGCCGGTTGGAGGCGCTGACCGGCGAGGCCGCGCGCGCCCATCTCACCGAGCAGGAGCGCCGGCTGAAGGAGGTCGCCGCGACGCTGAAGGTGGCTGTGGCAGACGTCGGCGACCGCGTCGCCACGCTGGTCGAGGACCGCCGCCGGCTCGAGCGCGAACTCGCCGAGGCGCGCAAGAAGCTCGCCATGGGCGGTGGTGGCGCCGCCGACGAGATCCGCGAGATCAACGGCGTGCGCTTCCTGGCGCGGGTCGCCGAGGGGGTGGCGCCGAAGGATCTCAAGGGGCTGGTCGACGAGGGCAAGAAGTCGCTCGGCTCGGGCGTCGTCGTGATGGTCGGCCTCGGCGAGGACGGCAAGGCCGGCGTTGTCGTCGGCGTCACCGAGGACCTCGTCGCGCGGATCTCCGCGGTTGACCTCGTGCGCTCGGCCTCCGAGGCCCTCGGCGGCAAGGGCGGCGGCGGTCGTCCCGACATGGCCCAGGCGGGCGGCCCCGACGGCAGCAAGGCCGCCGAGGCGATCGCGGCGGTCGAGGCGGCGCTGCTGGCGGCCTGA
- the recA gene encoding recombinase RecA — protein sequence MSQNTLRLVEGTSMDKTKALDAALSQIERAFGKGSIMRLGQGQAVEVETVPTGSLGLDIALGVGGLPRGRIVEIYGPESSGKTTLALHTVAEAQKRGGVCAFIDAEHALDPVYARKLGVNLDDLLISQPDAGEQALEITDTLVRSGAIDVLVVDSVAALTPKAELEGEMGDSLPGMQARLMSQALRKLTASISRSKTMVIFINQIRMKIGVMFGSPETTTGGNALKFYASVRLDIRRVGAIKARDEIVGNQTRVKVVKNKLAPPFKEVEFDIMYGEGVSKLGELVDLGVKAGIVEKSGAWFSYNSQRLGQGRENAKQFLKDNPATANEIEQAIRQSAGVIANAIMQGTPEPDAEGTPPTFD from the coding sequence ATGTCGCAGAACACGCTCCGCCTCGTCGAAGGAACCTCCATGGACAAGACCAAGGCGCTCGACGCCGCCCTGTCTCAGATCGAGCGCGCCTTCGGCAAGGGCTCGATCATGCGGCTCGGCCAGGGCCAGGCCGTCGAAGTGGAGACGGTCCCGACCGGCTCGCTCGGCCTCGACATCGCGCTCGGCGTCGGCGGCCTGCCGCGCGGGCGCATCGTCGAGATCTACGGCCCGGAATCCTCGGGCAAGACGACGCTCGCCCTGCACACCGTCGCCGAGGCGCAGAAGCGCGGCGGCGTCTGCGCCTTCATCGACGCCGAGCACGCGCTCGACCCGGTCTACGCCCGCAAGCTCGGCGTCAACCTCGACGACCTCCTGATCTCGCAGCCCGACGCCGGCGAACAGGCGCTCGAGATCACCGACACGCTGGTGCGCTCCGGCGCGATCGACGTGCTGGTGGTCGACTCGGTGGCGGCGCTGACGCCGAAGGCCGAACTCGAGGGCGAGATGGGCGACAGCCTGCCCGGCATGCAGGCCCGCCTGATGAGCCAAGCGCTGCGCAAGCTGACGGCGTCGATCTCGCGCTCGAAGACCATGGTGATCTTCATCAACCAGATCCGCATGAAGATCGGCGTGATGTTCGGCAGCCCGGAGACGACGACGGGCGGCAACGCGCTCAAGTTCTACGCCTCGGTCCGCCTCGACATCCGCCGCGTCGGCGCGATCAAGGCGCGCGACGAGATCGTCGGCAACCAGACCCGCGTCAAGGTGGTCAAGAACAAGCTCGCCCCGCCGTTCAAGGAGGTCGAGTTCGACATCATGTACGGCGAGGGCGTCTCCAAGCTCGGCGAACTGGTCGACCTCGGCGTCAAGGCCGGCATCGTCGAGAAGTCGGGCGCCTGGTTCTCCTACAACAGCCAGCGCCTCGGCCAGGGCCGCGAGAACGCCAAGCAGTTCCTCAAGGACAACCCGGCGACGGCCAACGAGATCGAGCAGGCGATCCGCCAGAGCGCCGGCGTGATCGCCAACGCGATCATGCAGGGCACGCCGGAGCCGGACGCCGAGGGTACCCCGCCCACCTTCGATTGA